TTGCGATTGAGAAATGAGATGGAGAAATAGAGAAAGACGAGTCGCTGCAACACTGGTCGAGGAAGGAGATTGCATGAGTGAAAAACAGATGCGTCACATGAAAACCGCATGACTTAGAGGAGAGACGTCGCATACAAAgacaaaattcttttaaataaactgtgtctatatttcatttaagaagagaaatgaagataaaaaaaaataacgtaatcgatttttttaaaatcatgtcCGATTATATGGAGCTTCTCTTGGGATCCCTCACCTACACTTCTGAAATAATATctagaaaaagaaatatttaaaatgtgtaCTTTTAGATTCAAATGTGTTATTGACGAAATTTTACATTGATTATAGATGTgataaatgttaaatatataatagttaacTATGTATCTAATATATTAAGAATTTGGATTAAAAATTACTCTTAAAATTTCGTGTGGGTATTGAACCATTCATTGCTCTTACATTGGCCATAAGGTTTTTAAACGGAAGGAGTAGTGTTTGATGTCTTGAAATgtatttctgatttttttagAAACTGACACGATAAAATTACTTCTCGTGACGATATTTGCAAGTTGTGTCGATCTTTTCTTGACTAATATCAAATATTCAATCAACAAATGATTGTGTTTGGATTTACTGAAATTGGAAGTGATttcatttaatttgaattgttttgaTTCAAAAAATCAATATGTTGAGCATATCGTAAAAATTAGGATTTCAATTGATTGACAAATTAACTTTTATGTTtgagtaaaaaacaaaaaacaaaaaattatgttaaaaataccttttatataaaccaaaataacaAATTCATTTTCATAATCCTACCTGAATAGGCAAATAAATAACcgaaaaacaaaatcaaatcaaatcgagtatatttttttaaatgatttcatattgaaaattgaaatcaatTTGTAATATAAACTTTCTAACTTTAAAACATATCatttataaatcaaatcaaTTCCTTTAATTTGTTATTCCAAATATACCCTTGTTGTGTTACATGATAGACATTACATGATACAAAACAAACTTAAGCACTTTGGTATATTTGAGTGCATGAAAAACTTTCTTTATCATATAAATTTATAGATCTTTCTCTTGCTTTCAATCCATTCCTTCcctttcaaataaaaaaacttaattaaaatgtCACCTTTGAAGCTAGGAAAGAAGCTTCAACCTGCTAAGAAGGCTTTCAAAGCCACCATTAAACGCCTCATTGCTACCTTCCATCACCTAATACCCTCTAAAGGTTCCAAAACATCATATATGCATGCTGCTTCTAACTATCATGTACATAAGAAGAAGGACAGATCCGGCATACGCATCGATGAACTCTTGTCCGAGCACGTGCATGACACCAACGAGGCTCATGTACTAGAGGAAACAAGCAGAAGCAAAGACATGGTTGGTATGAAGGATGGTGGCAACTTAGATACTATTGAAGATGCATGGAATATTGTTGTTGGTAAGACACCTCAGCTTCACGTTGATGAGAGAGCAGAGGAGTTTATCACAATTCACAAAGTTTTATGAAGAGATGAGACTTCAGAGAGAGAGGTCTCTGATTGAATTCCAGGAAAGGCTAGCAAGAAGTGCTTgaaattgatgttgaactaAAAGGTTCATAGTTATTAACATAGCATAGTTGTTTAGGATTGTTTTTCTTGTTATTTATTGAGTCACATATATATAAGGACTAAGGAAtactttttccttttctttttcttgtttttatttttcataatcttTGTTCATAGGAAACATCCATCAATTATGCATTAGTATTAATGTCATAAACTAAGTTTATACAAATTGGATTGAAAAGTAGAACTTACTTTTTTTGTGCTGCTTTCAACATCCATCCGTTTGAGCTTTACCTCAAAAAGTAAGAAGTGTTTAGAAACCTTGAGATGTCTTTATTTGGGATAGACAAAATATCAATTGTTAATATGTTATGTTAGTAGTCACGGTTTGTAGTTGTATCATTCTTGTGTACCAATGTAGTTTTACGTGAAAAGCTGCAATTTGTAGGTATAGCTCGAATTCTCGATATCAAACACACTCTTAATGAAGTTGAGGAACCCATAATACAAAAGGAGTCATTGCAAATTGCAAAGCAATATATACATTTTAAGGTGGTTTAATGACTGTGAAGTCTAGTGGATCATAATTGTGCTTATTAGTTAGTGAAAGCTTAAACTTTGTATTAAGCTAATGTGATAGTTTTTATTCTGTTTGACTCAGTTTCTGTTTTGTTAGTTACAGTTAGTTATTGTTATAACTAATTGGAGGGAAATGATAACTATATAAGGCATGACTTATAGCTTGTTGAAAAGTATGCTAACGTTAGTAAGTGTTTTTTAGATCAATTGGGGAGAGTTCAAGtgaacatagaacaaaattctGAGAGCTAGAAAAGTCTTGTACTTTACATGGTTGTTGATCAAGAAATATAAAGCAACTATCTGTGAGGATGTAGGAGATTATTGCTCCAAACCTCGATAATTTGTAtgtcttttcttcttcaatCCTTTCTATTTCAATCCTGCATTTATCATTCAAAGTTTCTGGGTTGAATTCATAACAAACTGGTATCAAGAGCTATGGTTCTTGGGGCATTCCGCGATAGGTTCCACAAACTTCAACATTGAGAAGTTTACTGGTGACAACAATTTCAGCTTTTGGAGAATCAAGATGAAGGCGTTTCTTGTTCATCAAGGTCATGACGATGCTTTACTTGGTCTCTCATCAGGTGATGAAGTTCTCAGAGAAGTTGCAGATAAATCTACTGCAGCAGGGGTTTGGCTAAAGCGGAAAGGTCTCTACATGACTAAATCTTTAACCAACGGACTAAACTTAAAGAAGAGGCTGCATTAGTTAAAGATGGAAGAAGATTCATCAATCAAAGAACATGTTTCTTTGTTTACAGAGGCAATTCTTGATCTAAAAAGTGTTGATGTGAGGATCGATGAAAAGGACCAAGCAGTTATGTTACTATGCTCACTTCCACCATCTTATGAAAACCTAGTTGACACGATGATGTTCGGGAGAGAAACTCTCACCTTGGAAGAAGTTAAAGCTACCCTCAATTCTTGagaaatgaagaagaagatcacTGAGAACAAAGGTGGAGGTGGAGATGCTGAAGGGTTATTTGGAAAGGGAAAGTCATAAAAGAAAGATGGTAAAGGAAACAGTAAacagaaataaaaaacaaatgcaAAGAAGACTTTTTACTTCTGTGATAAAGAGGGGCACTTCAGAAAATATTGTCCTGAGTTGAAAAAGAAACAAAGTGGAAAGAGTAATAATTCAAATGAGATGGCTGTGGTGGCAGATGGATATGAAAGCTCTGATGTTCTTGCTGTGACTGAGGACATGTGCACAGATGAATGGATTCTTGACTCAGGGTGTTCATTTCATATGACACAAAATCAAGAATGATTTACAATAAGGTAGACGCTGGAAAGGTCTTGATCTGGAACAGCATTGCTTGTGTGAACAGTCAAGGTCAAAATCATTGATGGGTCTACAAAAGTATTCACTGAAGTCAGACATGTGCCTGACTTAAAGAGAAATCTTCTTTCTCTTGGAATGATGGATCAAGCTGGCTGCATCTTCAAAGGAGAGAGTGGCACTCTAAAAATCATTAAAGGATTTGTTGTGCTGATGCAAGGATCCAGAAAAAATGGCCTTATATCATTTACAAGGTAAGACCATTCTAAATCCAGCTGGTTTTAGTTTCAGTGTCAAAAACTTGTTCAACAAAACTATGGCACTTAAGACTTGCTGGTGTTAGTGAAAGAGGTCTTGAAGAACTATATAAGCAGGGATTGTTgggaaatggtaattttgagaAATTGGAATTTTGTGAACACTCTCTTTATGGTAAACAAAAGAGGACTAAATTTCCTAAGGCCATACACAACACAAAGTCAATTGTGGATTATGTGAACTCTGATATTTGGAGGCCAGCCAAGGTTCCCACCTTGAGAGGAGCTAGATATTTCATTACTTTCATTGATGATTGGTCTAGGAAGGTGTGgatttatttgttgaaacatAAGAATCAAGCATTTAAGTGCTTCAAGCAATGGAAAGCACTTATGGAGAATCAAACTGGTAAACATGTTAAAGTTCTTAAAACAGATAATGGTCTAGAATACTTGAGTGAGGAATTCGCTGAATTTTGCAAGGACAATGGAATAGCTAGGCATAGAATTTCAGACTAATTCCTCAGCAAAATGGTGTTGCAGAAAGGATGAACATTACCATTTTGGAGAGAGTTAGATGTATGCAATCCAATGCAAAATTGAACAACTTTTTTTGGGGGAAGGCAGTTACTACTGCCTGTTACTTGATCAAAGATCACCTTCGGCTGCTATTGAGTTCAAGACACCAGAAACCCCCAAATTATGAAAACCTTAGGATTTTTGGTTGCACTGCTTATATTCACACTAGTGAAGGAAAGCTTGAGCCAAGGTCTAAGAAGGGAATTTTCTTGGTTATCCAGAAGGTGGAGGAAAGTCTGTAATTAGCAGGGATGTTGTATTTCATGAAAAAGAATGTTGAGAGGAACAAAGATGAGAATCAACACTCTCATTTCCAGTTGGAGGTGGAGAACATAAAATATCCCTGCAACACAAGATGAGCTTGAAGTTGAACCAACTCATTGTGGATACATCCTATAACCTGGTGAGAGACAGGGAAATGAGGGACATCAGACATCCATCCACAAAGGTATTGATAATGACCCTTTCAACTACAAACAAACCATGACTAGCTCtgataatcaaataaacagCAAGTACAGATAATAAAGATTGCAGCGTCTCCTCAGAGACaccttgtttctttgacattaCATAGCTACCACACCAAAGGAAAAGAAAACtaatgaagaaaatatttttcatcattttcatGCGATATGCCTCCATGTTCTCGGGAGTTACCTGCAAAAAGCACTAGTGTGAAACTCAATAAATCTCCCCAACAGACACGAGTGCATTAAGAGAATAGTAAAATAGAAACATCACCTCATCATTCCATTATGGTAATGTTTCCATATACTTGCGTTTCCTTTCGTCTTTCTCCTCCCTCTTTCTTTCATCCTCCTTACCAAACAGTAATGGGtcgtaagaaacaagacatttgGTAATATCAGTACATTACAAGACATCTAAATAGGAAATAGAAACTCAAAAGATAAGTCTAAAAGAATGATTAAAATGTGCTTTTAATCCGTTATAGTCTTTTAATGTATCACAATTATAAAATCAcctattatcaaaatatatattcaaagataAAATTGATTAACAAAAGACACAATTggagatattttataattttataggaTGGTTACACTAAAAACACTTACATTAAATGACAACCGAACAAATTCTGAAGTGATTTTTTGTCGGacctaacaataaaaaatagctattattaattttgaaaatacatcttatattttataatttttaattattaaaaatgtctaTCAAATTGATGTACTACATTTTTAGATGATAttatattgtttatatttatctaaataTGATTGACTAGAAATTTTAGTTCAGTCTCCAATAGCGTGCATAGAATGGATTTCAACGTTGACTCTTACaacaataaatcaatttatcacaAACCATTTGATCCATTCATCCTGtttgttattttgtattgaAAATGATAAACGTATGAGTAGTATTAGAAAAAGGTATGTGCAGTGCAAATGAGACGCATTGAATGAGAAATATGAGTATATATAATACGTGGATGAGGCATGGTAAACTAAGAGAATATTCTTGGTTCGCATGGACCCATCCATCAGCAATGTCCAAAAGCTGTGTCGTTTCAcgcctttaatttaatttaattgaattatgacGATGACTTTAGTATAGCGTGGCATTGTTGTCTCCGCGAATAAATAGTAATCATAGTAGTTGTGGTCTTCATACTTGAGACTTTATTATCCTTTTCTTCTTACTCTCTCCGATCTAAAACCACCAATGGCCAAAGACCCAGTTCGCGTTCTTGTCACCGGTGCTGCAGGTATTCTAATCACTCATACTTTCATTTCCTGTTTTTTATTCTTTCGGATCAGATCTCATCCACttatttttcatgttttttgtTTATCATATCAAGTTAGTACACCTCCATTCTTTCTAGTTTTTCTCTATGGTTTTTTACCTATAGTTTTTATGAGAGTTGGTGGACCAATTTTGAGTGAAGATagtattttttagtttattggaaataatatcatattttgtgcAACTATCAGGACCTTAAATCTATCTTTGCACTGTTATACAAACtttctaaattgattttcttaaaaCTTTTCGAATACTTTTTTGTTGAGTGAGCTATTCTCTTGTTTAAACATTGAATTTACAGACGATTTTTGGTCTAAATTTTGCCCAAAAGGCAGAGAATCTAAATCCGTGTTTGGACACATAAAATTCTTGGGTGGGGGTATTCTTTTTTGTACTGACAAAATGTTTTTCCAATTTTAGGACAAATTGGGTATGCTCTTGTCCCTATGATTGCTAGGGGAGTGATGCTGGGCCCTGACCAGCCTGTCATCCTTCACATGCTTGACATCCCACCTGCAGCTGAATCACTGAATGGCGTTAAAATGGAGTTGGTGGATGCTGCATTCCCTCTTCTTAAAGGTTTCACTTTCCCTCCTTGCTAATTGTCATTGATTTGTGTTGGTTGGTTGAATGGTTCACAAGATTAAtggtattattattatgaaaatcaTTTGTTTCAGGAGTTGTTGCTACAATTGATGTAGTTGAGGCATGCACTGGAGTCAACATTGCTGTAATGGTTGGTGGATTCCCTAGAAAAGAAGGTATGGAGAGGAAAGATGTGATGACAAAAAATGTCTCTATTTACAAGTCACAGGCTTCTGCTCTTGAAAAACATGCTGCTGCAAACTGCAAGGTGATcctttaaatatatatgaatcCTCAAGCTTTTCTCTTAATTAATCTCCATTTCTAGTTCTGCCACAtttatgtcaaaaaaatatatcccGCCCCCTTTTCGTGCATCTCTTTAGCCTTGACATGTGTCGGCTGATCTATTGATTGAACACTATTATCATCATGGTTTATGTGTGATGGTGATAAATGTAAAGCCAATATATTACTATTGTCTGTACTGGTTCATATGTGTATTTGGATAATGTATGGTGAAGTCCTAGTGATTCCATTCTGATGAAATATGTTTCTTTTCTTAACAGATAATAAGTAGTTCATTTTTACATATCTTTGGAAACATGAATCACGCATAATGTATTTCCTGGAATATATTACATATCTTTAGACTCATGATGCAGGTTCTTGTTGTTGCCAACCCAGCAAACACCAATGCATTGATCTTGAAGGAATTTGCTCCATCTATTCCCGAGAAAAACATTACTTGTTTGACAAGATTGGACCATAACAGGGCATTGGGTCAAATCTCTGAAAGACTGAACGTTGAAGTTTCTGAtgtgaaaaatgttataatCTGGGGAAATCATTCATCAACTCAGTACCCTGATGTCAACCACGCTACTGTTAAAACCACTTCTGCGGAAAAGCCTGTCCGTGAACTCATAGCTGATGATGCGTGGTATGTAGATGGACTAATATCATGACTgacaaattaaactatttttgagtctatttggattgacttatttgaagTTATCTACACCATTAACACTTGTAAGACTGTTTATGAGAGCTTAtagaaacaacttatgacatgtcAATAAGCTCTCCGTGATAGCTTATGAATACAACTTGTAGTTTATATGAAATTAGTTTGACTTTATTGTATCTTTTGTAACTGAAATAGCTTATTCATAAGTCCTTATATGATAAACctttgtgctataattgcttaATTAAGCTGTTTAtccaatattttgtatttattgaaGCATTTATGTAATTTACATCATCAAGGTTGAATGCGGAATTCATAACTACCGTCCAACAACGAGGTGCTGCAATTATTAAAGCTAGAAAGCTTTCAAGTGCATTATCTGCCGCTAGCGCTGCTTGTGACCACATTAGAGATTGGGTTCTTGGAACTCCTGAGGTTGGTTATTTCTTTTGCTGAATCTTTAATTCAAATTCTTTATAATGAATGGCTTCAGCTCAAgtttatcttttatttgcaaattGCAATATCATCAGGGAACCTGGGTATCCATGGGAGTTTATTCTGATGGATCATACAATGTGCCAGCTGGACTGATATATTCATTTCCCGTCAACTGTCGCAACGGGGAATGGCAAATAGTTCAAGGtaagattttgataaattacTGGTTCTGCAAAAAGAAATGCAGTGAAACATATTGAATCTTTAATTTGGGCTAAACTTTTCTcttgaataattaatttattttatttagccataatatcattttttagatGTGTATCtgatgtaatttttttctctaattttgaACTCAGGACTTTCAATTGATGAGTTCTCAAGGAAAAAATTGGACTCGACAGCAGAAGAGCTTTCTGAGGAGAAGGCTTTGGCTTACTCATGCCTCTCTTAGACGGCTTGTTTCCTTGTTTAGTGTCAATGGAGGTTCCATTGTTTGTCAATTTTTGAATAATGCTGCTCTAAGATGTTGAGAAACTATTGATGGATGGTTTTGCCTTTTATGCAAACCACTTGTACTGTAATGTCTAAACTCTTATATTAGGATGTTTGAGCATATCATTTGAGTCAGGATTCATGACTGGGCCGACACAACAAAATATGAGGCATAAAGCCAATATTTGGTGTGAGGTCTGATTTTTCTTAATGTTGTACTATAGTTTTAtagacaaataattaaataaaaattatatgtttgaCAATTGGTATCAACCAATAATGACTATATGGATATATAATAGACCGCATGctgcatattattattatttttaaacaaaaaggaGAACAACaatatcacaagaaaaatcGAGACATTTCAATTATGTTGGCCGCTACTTATTATTTGAGTACGCcagaaatgttatttaaaaaaaagaaagatacaaaattaTTTGGGGATTAGACCAAAATTTAATCTAGAATAATCAAGGGTAGCATTTGCCTCATTAAAAAGTTTGTTAAGAAAACTCAAACGGATAAAATctgacaaataaaaaaaaaagtacaaaattTATTCAAAGCATCCCATTATGCTGAATACCAATAGAAGTAATTTTGTCAACACACTTGTTGTCCTAcctaaaaatatgagaaatgtAAAAATGTATGTTTTTGTTAACTTCATACAATTCAACCTTCTATTACATAGGTGCCAAGGAACAATACTATAATTTCTGAAAACCATCATCACTAGCTGAGAGTCGGTCTCTGACTAAAACTTACTCAGAATCTTCTTCTAAACTATCTCAATAGCATTCATCAACCCATGGAGTTCAGCGTAAAAAACATATGTAGATTGACAACAAATCCACCTAAAAAATTAGCATATTTATCTTTGAAGATCCCCCCACAAGCTACAGGGTCTGGACAACCTTTAACATTGTCATCAATATTACACTTGACTCAGTTGAAGATGTGAGATGCTACAACACTCTTTAACGCAAGAACATTAGACGCATGAACATGAACAAAGAAAACTTttaaaatcccaaattcctGCATGTCAGAATAAAAATGTGCCTTTGTACGATTCCCAAACAAAGGAGAAGTGTTAGAGCACACTAAATTAGACCAATGCTACATAATTTACATTCGATTTTATTCCTTTCAATTATACACTTCTTTAGTTGTATTATTAGTTCACTTCACAAAATAATTGATAGTTGATTGCATAAGATTAGTGAATAATATGCGAGTTCATAAACTTAAAGTGTGAACACTTATTCCAACTaagaggtttttttttttatgaacagAACTAAATAGGCATGTCGCCCCTTTGAAGACTTTTGCATTGCATATGTGTATAGTCAATGAAAACTTTGCAATATTTCATTCATAGAATAAAAACGCAATCATTCTCATTGGGCTTGCTATATGACAACTACTAGAGATATAGTTTGTTGATATTAGTCAAGAGTTACTTATGGTGGCTATGAGAGTTATACTTGTATTTTCTTAGTTTTCATATGGACTCATATGTATAAATAAAGTCtcttgtatttattattaatcaagTTAACAATAATGTTTTCTCTATATTTTGCTCTCATGTATAATTTTTATCTAGAATTGAAATAAGTAATAACCATCTCATCGTAGATGACTTATATAAAAGAATTAGTCTTTTCTGAACACATTTTCATTTGAGTTCCTATATGAATTCATCATCACaatgactttaaaaaaatacattattacTTATTTGAAGATAAAAAGAATGTACGTGGAAAACCATCCGCAGTCGGAATTGAAGCAAACAATAATTTCTAGCAAGTTTCTTAGCCAATATAAATGTTGGAAAGTGCTCAACTAATTTTGTCTTCTGCTTATGatttttagaattgaaaattaaGTGCACTTGGACGCTTGTGTTGTGTGCTATAGTACTAAAATATACGAATAGTTTCACTTTAACTCATAACAAGACCAGTGAAAATAAAACTCTATCCACAAAGCCATAATAATGAtcattgatgtatttttttatacatattttgctgcctaaaattaattttttgggCAAACTTAGCTCTTCAAAGATAAACTTTCAGAATACTATCTAGGTGTAGTAGTGAAAATTGGAGGTGTTAATAGTTGTGTTGCCCAATATTCTTAACTTTAGACAAGATCTTACCTTGTCTTGTGTTTGCCTCAACAATATAGTTTAGAAAAGAGTTACAACCATATTGGTTTTTGATATGCGAGACAAAgtcacaataattttttttaatgtattaaaattataaaatcatatatatttaaaatgttatttttttagttttgaatatatttttaattagtcaatTTAATAATCCTTAActgtatttttttatcaatttaattttatcaaattactaACAAAAGAAATATTGGTGATGTATATAGGTCACTTCAATATTTTTAGTGACTATAACTACCAAGTCTCCCACGTTTCAGgattaaaattgtttttcttttattttattaaaacgtaaaaaaataatctatttttgatgatgaaataataaaatctcATGATTGGCTCAAAGACCAAACCACTAAAATAAGAACTTTAgacatcaaaaatatatttacttaacaaaaaaaaatcttcaaactAAATAGTTTAATAATATGTTACAAATTTACTTACGCTTATATGTTTGTTTAGTCAgtgaaatgtaaattttttagtcttttatctacTGTTCAAATTCAGACTTCTactattattatgattttaacAATTGAGAGGATATACATTAAAACAATTTCAATAGacaattacaattttatttgtttaaaactcataaataatatctatatatatatatatatataaccaataaattcaatttcaaatttaatttttaagatctATAGTTTCTATATTATTATTTCACATTTAAAAAGAATCTAATATGCGTCAAAAAattgcattaattttttttaagaaaaactcaactttatgtaaaaaaaacagTCTCATTTTGAAGACCCTTTTAGGTCTCCAAATTTGTTGTATCAGCCTGTAAAGTCTCCTCACAAAGTTAAATTCAAGACATTGAAGTGGTATTGGTCATTTTACTTGGTAAACATTTTTCATGGCCAACTACTAACTCACCATGGTTATAAATAAACCCTGTCAATAAGATAAAATGAGGTAggttgatatttaaaaattgaaaataacatattttttcatcctttttggattatttaattttttaactgaaATATTGCGGTCGTCTCTTACTACAACGGTCTACTTGAACCATTCATATTATTATAATCATTTCACGATCACAAAACAACTTAACTTTACATAGAAATTGACGCAGCTTTTGTGAGTATATGCTGCAGTTACACTCAATTATTGAGTAAATTACTCCATGCATGATTCAATTTGGTACtaactaaataatatttaattgcattataaatttgtatataGTACGGTGGTCCAAAATGTACTGCCACACCCACTTGTCTTGATGAACAGTTACCTAGGCTGCCCAAAATTTTACTTTCCGTCATCTACTAAATCACTTGCAAATTGCAATTAAACAAAGTTCAAAGGTTTCATCCAAAAAGGAAAAGtttcatcaaaattaaagtTCAAAGTGGACTTGTTCAAATTTGATCTTCCATTGGACTGCAtgcaattattattctttaagCAATGTTATTTGAAATTGACCCCAAATAACAAAAGCAATGTTATTTGAAGAGACATTATCAACACAAATAC
The genomic region above belongs to Cicer arietinum cultivar CDC Frontier isolate Library 1 chromosome 4, Cicar.CDCFrontier_v2.0, whole genome shotgun sequence and contains:
- the LOC101507693 gene encoding malate dehydrogenase, whose product is MAKDPVRVLVTGAAGQIGYALVPMIARGVMLGPDQPVILHMLDIPPAAESLNGVKMELVDAAFPLLKGVVATIDVVEACTGVNIAVMVGGFPRKEGMERKDVMTKNVSIYKSQASALEKHAAANCKVLVVANPANTNALILKEFAPSIPEKNITCLTRLDHNRALGQISERLNVEVSDVKNVIIWGNHSSTQYPDVNHATVKTTSAEKPVRELIADDAWLNAEFITTVQQRGAAIIKARKLSSALSAASAACDHIRDWVLGTPEGTWVSMGVYSDGSYNVPAGLIYSFPVNCRNGEWQIVQGLSIDEFSRKKLDSTAEELSEEKALAYSCLS